In Candidatus Rokuibacteriota bacterium, the following proteins share a genomic window:
- a CDS encoding CoA transferase: MNPGQWGRFCRVLADEALATDPRFETNADRLANHAELKARIETALAQGSTAEWVARFEAAAIAAGPIYEFDQVFEDPQVRHLGLVTELEQPGHGRVRMLGLPFRASATPGTPRRPAPRLGEHTREVLEELGWSPAEIERLAAAGAIMLGDRR; the protein is encoded by the coding sequence ATGAATCCTGGTCAGTGGGGGCGCTTCTGCCGGGTCCTTGCCGACGAGGCCCTGGCGACGGACCCGCGGTTCGAGACCAACGCCGATCGCCTCGCCAACCACGCCGAACTGAAGGCGCGGATCGAGACGGCCCTCGCGCAGGGATCCACCGCGGAGTGGGTGGCGCGCTTCGAGGCGGCAGCGATCGCCGCGGGACCGATCTACGAGTTCGACCAGGTCTTCGAGGATCCCCAGGTCCGCCATCTCGGCCTCGTCACCGAGCTGGAGCAGCCCGGGCACGGCCGGGTGCGAATGTTGGGTCTCCCGTTCAGGGCGTCCGCGACGCCCGGGACCCCTCGCCGGCCTGCGCCGCGGCTGGGCGAGCATACCCGGGAGGTGCTCGAGGAGCTCGGGTGGTCGCCCGCCGAGATCGAGCGGCTCGCCGCGGCGGGCGCCATCATGCTGGGGGACCGGAGGTGA
- a CDS encoding tartrate dehydrogenase produces the protein MTHHIAIIPGDGIGKEVVPEGIRVLEAAARRFGFDLAWTTFDWSCEGYAKTGRMMPEDGLDRLKAFDAIFLGAVGFPGVPDHVSLWGLLIPIRRTFRQYVNLRPVRLLRGVRSPLAGRVPEEIDLVIVRENNEGEYSEIGGRLYRATPEELVVQQAVFTRHGCDRVMRYAFELAMRRPERHVTSATKSNGIIHSMPYWDERFAAMAKNYPEVRTDQYHIDILSAHVVQHPDWLDVVVASNLFGDILSDLGAAVAGSIGLAPGANINPEKDYPSMFEPVHGSAPDIAGRGLANPIGQIWSGAMLLEHLGHPDAARAIVAAIESLLAEGKLLTRDLGGKATTAELGKAIAALV, from the coding sequence ATGACACACCACATCGCGATCATCCCGGGCGACGGGATCGGGAAGGAGGTCGTGCCCGAGGGCATCCGCGTCCTCGAGGCTGCCGCCCGGCGCTTCGGGTTCGACCTCGCCTGGACCACCTTCGACTGGAGCTGCGAGGGGTACGCGAAGACCGGTCGTATGATGCCCGAGGACGGGCTCGACCGGCTCAAGGCCTTCGACGCGATCTTCCTCGGCGCCGTGGGCTTCCCCGGCGTGCCCGACCACGTCTCGCTCTGGGGGCTCCTGATCCCGATCCGGCGCACGTTCCGTCAGTACGTGAACCTGCGTCCCGTGCGGCTCCTCAGGGGCGTGAGATCGCCGCTCGCCGGGCGCGTGCCGGAGGAGATCGACCTCGTGATCGTGCGCGAGAACAACGAGGGCGAGTACTCCGAGATCGGCGGCCGCCTCTACCGCGCGACGCCCGAGGAGCTGGTCGTGCAGCAGGCGGTGTTCACGCGCCACGGCTGCGACCGGGTCATGCGCTACGCCTTCGAGCTGGCGATGCGGCGACCCGAGCGGCACGTGACCTCGGCGACCAAGTCGAACGGCATCATCCACAGCATGCCGTACTGGGACGAGCGGTTCGCCGCGATGGCGAAGAACTATCCGGAGGTGCGGACCGACCAGTACCACATCGATATCCTGAGCGCGCACGTCGTCCAGCACCCGGACTGGCTCGACGTGGTCGTGGCGTCGAACCTTTTCGGCGACATCCTGTCCGACCTCGGTGCCGCGGTCGCCGGCTCGATCGGCCTGGCGCCGGGCGCCAATATCAACCCGGAAAAGGACTACCCGTCGATGTTCGAGCCGGTGCACGGCTCCGCGCCCGACATCGCCGGGCGCGGTCTCGCCAACCCGATCGGCCAGATCTGGTCCGGCGCCATGCTCCTGGAGCATCTGGGACACCCCGACGCGGCCCGCGCCATCGTCGCGGCGATCGAGAGCCTGCTGGCGGAGGGCAAACTGCTCACCCGCGACCTGGGGGGCAAGGCCACGACCGCGGAGCTAGGCAAGGCTATCGCCGCCCTCGTCTGA
- a CDS encoding prepilin-type N-terminal cleavage/methylation domain-containing protein — protein sequence MRADGFTLVELLVALAVVGLVMVATLTVLERGQQGYLLAVARLDAQQRTRVALERVAREIRTAGFDPTGAGFAAVVDPTPTSLTIRKDLNGNGVIDAAGEAVTYLLRGTTLRRNAGGGAQPVIEGVEGLVFSYLDAEGAATTLPEAIRTVVIALTVHVGPSPGVATMGTQVRLRNR from the coding sequence ATGCGGGCAGATGGATTCACGCTGGTCGAGCTCCTGGTAGCTCTGGCGGTGGTCGGGCTCGTGATGGTGGCGACGCTGACCGTCCTCGAGCGAGGCCAGCAGGGCTATCTCCTCGCTGTCGCGCGGCTCGACGCCCAGCAGCGCACGCGCGTTGCCCTAGAGCGCGTGGCCCGGGAGATCCGGACCGCGGGGTTCGATCCCACCGGCGCCGGCTTCGCCGCGGTCGTGGACCCGACCCCCACGAGCCTCACGATCCGGAAGGACCTGAACGGCAACGGCGTGATCGATGCCGCGGGTGAGGCGGTCACGTATCTGCTTCGCGGCACGACGCTCAGGCGGAACGCCGGCGGAGGTGCCCAGCCGGTCATCGAAGGGGTCGAGGGGCTGGTGTTCAGCTACCTGGACGCCGAGGGCGCGGCCACCACCCTCCCCGAGGCGATCCGCACGGTGGTCATCGCGCTGACGGTCCACGTCGGACCCTCGCCGGGCGTCGCGACGATGGGGACCCAGGTCAGGCTCAGAAACCGCTGA